TGCTCACATTTTTCGAGTAGGTGATGGTAGTTGTCCAGAGATAATAAACTCAACACATACCTCCTGTGCGATGTGACGCCCACATAAGGCAGAGTTACGCATGGGCTAAAATCCGAGCGAAGCGACAGTGCCCATGCGTTACTGTCCCAGGGAGCCGGCGAGCGACATAATGTGATTGTTAGCTCCCGATCTATTTTTTCGCATTCCAATCTTTAAGAATTTTCTTTTGGCTTACCATGCTGAACACCCATTCACGACCTTGTTTTTCCTTTTTGAAGAGTTTCATATCGACAAGGCCATTGAGTGCAGATGATGCGGTATTATAGGAACATCCTAAGTTTTCTTTGACATTCGAAGCCGTAAAAAAATGAGCAACACCACTCCGTGCTACTTGGAATATTTTCTGCTGTTTATCAGATAGTTTTTTATATAAACCAGACTTCCATAGCCAAACGTTAAACTCTTCAGCTTCTTTTAGAGTTCGTTGGTAAGAATCCTTAAATTTGTTTATCGCTCTAATAATGATTGAGCATTGATAATCAATGAAATAAGTCAAATCCATTTCGTCTGATTCTGTATACAGATAACTTTTCCCGTATTGAACAGGTGCATTTTTTAACAGCAGGCTTATAGTGATGTACCTAAATGCAGAAAAATCATTTTTGAACATATACCAATAGAAAAGTGCCCGTGCAACTCGCCCATTACCATCTCTAAATGGATGCTCAAAACCGATGAGAAAATGAATTATGATCGCCTTTACCAATGGATGGAAGTAGTCACGATTATCTGTATCGTGATGACTTTCATTTACCCAACTACAGATTTTTTTCAAACGAGCTTTCAGATTTTCAGCTAAAGGTGGCTGATGAACAACATTACCCTCCGCATCAACAACTTTCACATCATCAGTTTTCCTAAACACACCGGGGGTGTAGTTATCATCGTCAATCCCATCGACTCCGATTTGATGTAAGTCCCTAATTAAATCAGGTGTTAGATCTTTTTCTCTGTTCTCCCATGCAAATTTCATCATCTTAAAATTACCGACGATCATCTTTTCATCTAGGCTTCTAGGCTTGCGTTTCCTCTTTAACAAGTCTTTTGCAACTTCAGTAGTAGTAGCAGCCCCTTCAAGTTGGCTGCTGCTTATTGCTTCATCCTCGACCAAATCATTTAATAAGTATTCAAGATGCTTTTCTTCACCGATTTTTGAACACATCCACTCGAGAGAAGCGGTCGTTGTGTTCCTGTCTGTTTCACTTATGGCTTTTTGAATGTTGGGAGTCAGAAAAAAACGCCCTAATTCATTCGAATCACCGATAGGAAGAATTCTTTTTAATTGTCTCAATCTAGCAGTTTTCACAATTGACCATGCTAAATCTTTATCTAGATCTTTGGAAAATCTATAACGAAGCTGGTCATAATGAAGGTATCTTCCTTTATTATCTGTAGGAGATAAAAGTCCGATATATTCTTTTAGGTGCTCACTGTGCTTCTCCAGCGCAAGCTGCAAAGGGTTACTGATAAGTTCTTTTGGTGGAGAAGCAATCATATTAATCTCAAAATTGTGAATAATTGAGACAAGAGTATATGAAAAACCAGGCTTTGTCTCAAAAAAGTTAAAAATTGAGATAAGGGAGCTAAATTTAAGCTTTTGAGTGCAAACATGGGGCTATAATCGCGAAGCGGACCCGTGTTTACGTCCCAGCGAACGAAGTGAGTGACAAAAGCGTTTTGTTAACACACATTGTTGAGAAGATCTCCAAAACCCCAAATGACGGTGCCTACGATCGTTATTAAAACACCTTGATAAACTTTAGAGCCAATTGCACGGTCTTCTGAGCTCGTCACCATGACTTTACCTTCGTGATCGAGCTCTGCAAAACCAGACGTAGATGAATTGGCTTTATAAACACCTCGAACAAAAATTGGGGAACTTATGAGTAATAGTCCAGAAACCGTTATCAATGAACCGAATCTGGAAAACCATAACCAATCTGATTGAAACACTGATATTCCAATACCAATTAACCCCATAGCTAAAGCAAAAGAAGCGACAGCAGTTTTGTTTCCTAGAATCTTAATATAAGGATCGTGCTTATGTTTATCTATGCTACTTGAGTTCAAAAAATTTCCTTGTGGGTGCTAACACCTAAGTATGGGGCACAGGCAGGCTATAATTGCGAAGCCGCCTGCGGGCGACATAATTTTGTTGTTATGTATCATTAACCGATTTAGCCACAACGAACCCACTGAAACCGATGGCTGACTCGATATACCAGCCGTTGTAATTATTACTTTCAAGATAATTTACTGTAGTTTCGATATCATCTTTCCATATATCGATTCCAGTTTTGGCTATTATTCTTTTCTTCTTCGAAGAGAGAGCTAATCGGCACGTTTTCAATGTCAATGATAATCGAATATGCAGTATGCACGAAATAATATATGGTAACTTCCGTGAAGGTGATTTCCGAAAAATCGGTTTCTTTATCGGGGTAGCCAAAACCCAAATATAATTTTACAGTTTTGCCGTGGCCCGGAAACTTCGTATTTTTGACGATGATAATCGTGAAACCTCAATATAGCCTTATCAGCTTCCTTGGCACATAGACACAATGACTTCCTGTGAAATGCTATATTTTCGTTATGAAATGTTACCAATTCAAATAGTGGCGCCACTATAGACATGAGTTTTAATAGAGGGGTTGTTATTCTTGACAGCAAAACAGCGATAAGAAAAAGCCCGGGTGATTCCGGGCTTTCTATTACTTACCAGCTTACATCCGTTTCGACAAATTCTCCGCCATTATCTACAGCGCGTATTGTCACTGTCAGGCTTGGGTAATCTGACTTACGGAAGTAAATCACCTTACCTGCACGGAAGTCGACTTGGCCTTCCCATGTGTAATAGTAATTCACAATCTCGCCATCTTCGTCAGTACAGTTTGACCGGACATAGTAACGATCACCGCTGTCTTCCAATTCTGGCAAACAAATTGGCGGAATATTTGGCAATACATTGATAACCGTCGTGTATTCACCCACCTGAGCGTACTCAGAAGTCACCACCAACTTAACTTCAAATGATCCAGCTTCATTGAATTCAATGTCAGTCGATGACACTGTGGAGCTCGACAGCTCTGCACCGTCCAAGAACCACTGATAGGTATCAGCATAATCTTTTGGATGGCCAGGGTCTGCATATGCTCTCATGCCGACTCTTAATGGAGCACGGTTGAACTCATTGCTCGGTGACTCAACTAATTCAATTTCCATAGGGTCGGCATCCAGAATGTCTACGAACTCTGAGAAGTCACGCTCATTACCACGGTTATCTCTTACTCTTACTGTGACAAGATGAAGCCCAGGTTCATGAACGGTGAAGTAGATGAAGTCATTACTATTTCTGGTAATCTCAATTGCATTCTCATCCACCAGCCACTCATACGTAAATTCAACGCCAGGCACGTCAGTATCGATACCATTGATTCTGGCCGAGCCCTGTGAAGGTGCCACAGCAATCTTTGTATCTACTTCAAACTGGCCATCAGGGAACTCATACCTATGTGTAACAACGGTTTCAGTCTCTGAAGCAAAGGTTTCTGCTTTCAGTCCATTAACCCAAGCAGAATATTTAAAAGTAGCGATTCCACCAACAATGTCGGTTTCTTTTACCAGGTATTCCACTTCGCTTGCGTTCACAACAGCGCCGTCTGGAAGCTCTATTTCCTCTATGATATCTAAATTCAAGCTTGAGCTGGACGCCCTTGCAGAACCAGATATCTTCGCTACAAAGCCAGCTTCTGCGTAACGAGGGGTATCAATATTGACTCTCAATGGCTCTGGAGCAAGAACCCTAGTTTTCATTTTATCTGAAGCATAAGATTGCTCGCCCACGGTTTCACTTGTGGAATCTAAACGATACCGAACGTTCACATAGAAATCTGAATTCGCCATATGGTTAAAGGTATCAGTTCCTTCAGTCCATGTAGCTCCTTCATCTACTGACCACTCAAATACACCATCTGAAGCACCAACCAAGTCATCCGCAACAACAGCCGTGAATGTACCTTCCTGACCTTCCAGCAACGTTGTGTCACCTTCAACTTCAATGTCAGCAACTTCATAACCAACAGCTTCCACTGTAGCACTGTAAGAAATCACACCAGTCAGTCTGTTTTCTGTTCTAACGCGATAGAACTTGGTGCCCGGCTCATTCATTCTAACACTGAAGAAATTAGTCACATTTTCAGTTTCACTCCAAGCAACACCATCATCAGACATTTCCCAGACAACTCCTGCTGAGGCATCTCTATCATTACGGCTGGCATACTGGAATCGTACAGTTGTACCAAATGGCACTTCTTCAGTGATCACTACGTCACTTAGCTCACCTTCGATTGCGGTGCCTTTAAGGGTTTCAACTCGATGAGCACGAGAATCAATTTGCTGTTCAAATCCTGGAACGCCTGAAATGGCATCCATCAGCACATAGATATAACTGCCACTATCGAAAATGGTTTGGCCATCCATTATAAATTTAGCCTCACCAGATGCGTTAACCTGAACCGCATCGCCAATACGGACATACTCTCGCTCATCGTTCCGATAAGCTAGTTGGGCAGTCCACTCACCCATGCTGTCAGTATCATAGATGTATGACTTAGCACGACGGTCGTAGAAACCAACATTGGCAGTGAACTCAATAGTGTCTTCAGTTGTCGTTTCACCGACAACATCACTGATGACATAAGCCTTGGTCCGTGAATCTGGAGTGATTACTGCGGTAAAGTTTTCAGCCACCTTAGACTCTGGCACGCGACGATACTGAACATCAACTTCATATTCTACTTCTGACCATACAGGCGCACTAGTTTCACCCACACGCTCAATACGGCCTCTATAATTCTTTAAACTAAACCTGTCAGAACCACGATAGTTTACTGTTTCAGTCATTCCTTGAGCTGATATATTCAGATCAATGTACGAATTCGCAGCAGCCAGATTGTAATCCGTTAATCGCTTTGAATTGTGGGGCATTGAATACAAGCCTTCCGAAATTCTACCTTTATCGGAAATTACAAAGTCTAGCTCGGGACGCTCCAATGCTTCTATCGTCATAGAGTCACTATATGCAGCAACTTTTTCACCATTGTTATTATGGTAATAGACCGTGTAACCAATCTCGTGCGTCCCAATGTCGTTTATAACGCCTTCCAGGTTATATCCCCGCCCCTGGAAAGTAGGCTCTAAACCATCTGGAATGTTATCAAACTCAACCGTACAGCCTTTACGGATAGAAAGTGAAAGCGCAGCTGCAGCTTCGTCAGTGGCCGCGAAATAACACTTATCACCTTCAGACTGATAAAAATCCACATCCATCTCAGTGACTTCTGAGTAAACTTGCGGCGGCGGATTGTTGAAGTTGAACTCTGACATCATGTATTCAAGCTTGAAGTTGCGAACCATCTCATTACCGCCACTATCAGAAGCCACTACTTCGACGTTCAAAACCTGACTGGGTAGAATTTCTGGATCACGCTTCAGCAGCACAATATTGTCTTGCACTACATCAATGTCTGCATCCTCACCATTTATCTTCACGGATGTGATGGTAGAGCCATCCGCCCACCCCCCATGCGCAAAGAAAGCCACGTCTTCCAGGAAGTACGTATCTACCCCGGAACCTTCACGCAACTCAACAGAACCTATAAGACCTCTGATATCTGGTGCAAATCGGTCAATTAATCGATCTGTATATTCAGCAGTCCGACTGTTGTTGAATTTGTCCGAGGCAATTACTTCCGCACGATAGATACCGTCCGGAACATCATTAATGCTGTACTTAATAACAACCTTATCATTGGCGATAACCGGTTCACCGATTGCCTTTACGCTGTACTCCGTTCCATAACGGAAATTCGGTACCGAGAAATCAATCACACGCCCGTTGAACTCAATTTCATCAGTAGGCATCTGGCCATCTTGGATGTGTAGCTTGATTGTATTGGCTACCGGAATCCACCAATCTCCATCTTTACCGGCATGGGGTGTTTGCATTACCAGCAAGGCTTCATTTTCGTTGAGGGTGAAGTCAGTGCCTTCGATATTTTGGGTGATCACCCCCATATCCCCGGTGCCATTCACAATGAAATTGGTCACCTCTGGTGAGCGGTAGTCATAGTTGATACCAACCTCAGCCAGCGCCTCATCAAAGTACCCTTTGATATCTGCAACGCCAACCTGCTTAACATCTCGACCAAACGTTTCCGGCTCTGCGTCACCAGGAATGTAGTCAGGAAGAAATACGCGACACTCTTCTTCATCGATATCAACCTCACATTGCTGTCCATCGATAGAAAGCACCTGTCTAAATGGACGCGTTTCAGCCTTAATCGTCACAGCCCTCAAATTACGTGTTTTACTGTAATTCTCTTGCTCCAGGCCTTCCACTTCCTCATCACCCCAATCAGCAACAATGTCTAAGATCTTAGGAATCTCAGGTGACTCAACATCCAATGAATATGTACCGGTTAGCAGCTCTGTTTTAACACCATCATCGACAATTGATACTCGATAATCAAAATCAACCGTAGAGGCAGTTTCAAGCACGCCTTTTAATTCCAGCGCATCAACTACCAAACCGTGTGATGTACCCGTCCACTCGAAGAAACACAACGGCTTCGCGCCTTTGATGTATGTGTTATCTGCAGCAAACTCATCAGTCACGAAGTCGCATTCAATACCGTCTTTTTCAACCGTAAGCTTGAAGTCTTTTACATACGCAACCGGTTGGCCCATTGACTCAATCTGGACGGTCGGGTTCACTGCTTCTACTTGGCCAGTGAAGGTTATGCTTTTAGCGTTTGCGTTTGACGAGAGCATCAGCGCCAATGAAACCACTGATAGCTTCAGTGCAGCTTTCGCTGTTGATTTATGCTTCATTAAATCACCCATTTTTACTTCGCAGAGTTCCTAAGATGTCTACATTTTAAAGCAGTGTGACCACATGCCGATTCTACAGAGAGGGGTAATGCTTAATGTCTATGGGATAAATTGCGAAACAGATAGAAAAAAGCCTGCATGATTGCAGGCTAACAAGGTTGTTCAGAACTACCCTATAAATGGCGTTTCTTCTTTTTTAACGCATTGGACCCCTTTCTCGTCCACTTCATACCCTGCTGGACACTCCAGTACTGGGTCTTCAGTCAAGGTTCTCTCGCAAGTTGAATAATCTGCTGAAGGTGAGAATGTTTCATCATCACAATGCTTGAATAGATACTCTTCGGTCAGCTTGCAACTCTCTCCATCTTCTTCCATAAGGAATGGTTCATCACAATGTCGCCCGGCAGGCTCATTGATATCTGTCTCGCAATTTCCAGTGGATGGATTAAAATCCCCACCGTCCAAACAATAATTGCCATATGGCTCAAAATTATATGTCAGGCAGCTCGAACCCGAAACACTACCACCACTTGGACAATAATATTCTTTATCAGAATAAGATTGGTACTCACAAACATGTTCGGCGCTATTATACGTGCCCCTAGTGCAATAAGGTACCTTTTCAGATTTGGATGACGTAACTAGGCAAAAGTCAGATTTTAGAAAGTCCCCACTATTACAATCCCCCTCGTAGTGCGTATATGGAGCGGAGGTTTCACCATCTTTGTAACACTGTTCATGATAAGTGTCGTATGTATATCCATCCCTACAACTTGGTACATAATAGTCATAGCAAGAACCATCATTACCTTCTATTTTAGATTGACAGTTGGTTCTTAGATAATAGTAGCTGTCTCTAATCGTTCTTTCGCACTCGGAGCCATTCCAACTCCCCTTTTTACAACCATAGGTCGCACTGTAACTTGTTGCTGTACCTCTGCATTGACCACTTACGTCATCCCACCCCTCGCCACACTTTGACACTGGATGAGACTCCTGTTGAACACACATAACCCCCTCAAGAGATGAACCAGGATAAGCGGAACAATTATAAGGCGCTGCCTGTACCGTGACACGTGTACAATTCTCACCATTCTTCTCGTACCCATCATCACAGTACAATGTAATAGGCGCAGTCGAGTAGTTAACACATCGAATGCCATCGCTGGTGTCACTCACATACTCTGGGGAGCAGTTGATAGCCAGTACATCGTAAGTGACTGTCAAGCAACCATCTTCTAGCTCCTGCTGCCCCGGCAAGCAAACCATTGATTTCACATCTGGAATATTCAAGGCGTAATTAACCACACCTTCAATCCCGCCGTCTGCCGGATAAATTGGCAAGATAAGCTTGTGGCCTGAAGTGGTCAGATTCTGTACGAAAGTAAATGTTTCGCCAGGCTCAACCCTCTGGCCATTTACCATGACTGCGTAACTGGAAGCTCCATCCAAAGTGAAGTTAATGGTATGCGGCCCACGAGCAACTTTACCTTCTTCATCAAAGATGTTTGCAGTCTCAATTACCGTTGCTGGCTGACCATCTTCATAAGTCATTTCTTGGGCAACCGGGAAGGTTTTTACCTTCTCCAATGTGACCGTTTCCGCCCACAATGACGAGCTGATTAAAGCTGTTAAAAGTAGAAATAAATTTCTCATAGAAATCCCGTTACTATCGCAATTTGGGAGGCATTGTAATGTCGCTTAGATGAAGTGGGCTTCCATAGACCTTGGTAAATCAAAGTGTCTACGGGATAAGTGCGCTTTCAACCGGTAGCGTGATATCGAATCGTGGTTATTGTTTACGTAAAGATTCAGAGGAAAATATTATGCGACCACACGCAAACATGGGTCATCGCACCACAGCAACCAACCAATATACAGGGCGCTCACAGGCTAATAACGCGCCTTACAGGGCGCGACAAGATCAACATCCAAGTCAACCATCAATTGGCGTCGATAACGCTACTACCAATCAAAATCAAGCGGCAGAAACCGGTGCGAAGAAGAAATTCAAGTCCATTAAATCGCATGGCAAACAATATGCAATCGAAGTCTCTGCAGATGTTACTCAGAAGAAATGGCACACCGTCAGGTTTGAAGCAGCTGCCAAGCTGAACAACGGCACCAAGGCATATGATTGGAAAAATAAAATCGGCGTCCAACTTACAAAGCAGGAGTTGCCTGTCGTAATCGGTACATTGCTTGGCTATTTGCCCGGCTGTGAATACTCCCAGCATGGCGATACCAACAAGGGTTTCTCGATTCAGAACCAACATAAGAACTTTTACTTCAAGGTGTTTGAGGCAAGCACCAATCGATTCATGAACTGCCCCGTTCCAATTGAAGAGGCACATTTAATGGGAATGCTTGTTTTGGCTGAACATACCAGAAATTTTGAGGGCGTGAGCTCCGATGCTGCGCTAACTGCTATTAAAAATATGTGTTTACAAATGTATAAACACTCCGCCTTCCCTGCGCCAAGAGCAAACAAATAACTGCTAGGGCTCTCTGTCCCTACCTTAATGTTCTGGCTTGACGATATGTGACAACTGCTCAATCCATTGAATCCTGATTGGCATTGCACTCGCCCAATTCTCCAACGTTTGATTGGGCGACTCATTTTGTATGCGAATACTGCGCACTATTGTTCTGACCAAGTTAAGGACGATCTTGGTCATCTTATATTCCTTTGACTCATCCCCGTAAAAGGCTTCAAAGTGCGCCTTTGCCGACATAAGCTCATCAGCCATGTCTTCTGCCAACCCTATATTAATTGACCCGTTTACCAGGTTCTTAGCAAAATCGAGCACGGTGGTTGACCGGTCGCCTCGCTTAACGTAATCAAGCGCCTTCATCATAAACTCCACAAAATTTGATGATGGCGATCTTACATATTCCGCCGACCATATGACGTTCATAGAGCATTAAAAATTCGTATGTCTGTGACATCCTATTATCTACTACCGCTTTATAATGTTCGCAAATTAAGCAACTGTGACAAAAATATGAGATTCTTTACTACTATTCTTGCCGCTTCGGCTCTAACTTTATCTGGCTGCAGCTGGTTTAGTGACGATATAAGGAATGGTCAGTCAAGTGAGCTGGGTGGATCTTGGTTTTACAATGAAGGCACCTGCAGCAACTCTGTTGTCAGAGAGACACTATACGAAATCTCTTTTGGCAATGATTTGCCACCGGGTACTTTAAATTCTATTCACACGAATTCACCTCGATTCACCACTTCGGCTCTCAACGAAGATGATCAGGTAGTGGTTGACGCTAAAACTCGCCTTGGCGAGTGCGAAGGATTCGATATACCAGCCGGGGAAGTGATTTACATCACTTACGACAACGTGCGGAGCGTCCAGAAATTCTTGTTTTATAAAGATACAGGGAAACTGTATTCAATCACTAATAATCAAGTAATGCCCCTGATCAGGCTTACACATTTGAACATCCTGATTTCGCAAGAAGATCCCAGTATTAAAGAGACCCATTAGCAGCACTTCAAATGGTTGCGCCACCTCGCCTTTGATAGAAAATGCATTTATCGATTAACTGGAGGAATTTGCATCGTCAACGACCCACGACTTTTTCGCTCAGCGAATAAAGTCGGGGCATGAAAGCCTGAGTTGACCAGACCCCG
This is a stretch of genomic DNA from Alteromonas gilva. It encodes these proteins:
- a CDS encoding Fic family protein yields the protein MIASPPKELISNPLQLALEKHSEHLKEYIGLLSPTDNKGRYLHYDQLRYRFSKDLDKDLAWSIVKTARLRQLKRILPIGDSNELGRFFLTPNIQKAISETDRNTTTASLEWMCSKIGEEKHLEYLLNDLVEDEAISSSQLEGAATTTEVAKDLLKRKRKPRSLDEKMIVGNFKMMKFAWENREKDLTPDLIRDLHQIGVDGIDDDNYTPGVFRKTDDVKVVDAEGNVVHQPPLAENLKARLKKICSWVNESHHDTDNRDYFHPLVKAIIIHFLIGFEHPFRDGNGRVARALFYWYMFKNDFSAFRYITISLLLKNAPVQYGKSYLYTESDEMDLTYFIDYQCSIIIRAINKFKDSYQRTLKEAEEFNVWLWKSGLYKKLSDKQQKIFQVARSGVAHFFTASNVKENLGCSYNTASSALNGLVDMKLFKKEKQGREWVFSMVSQKKILKDWNAKK